CCGCCGAACTCCGCAGCCTGGACGTTCGCTTCCTGGACTTCGACCGTCCCGGTGCAAACAACCATATCTTCCTCGAGAATCCCCAACAGGTCCTCCGCCTCCCCGAAGCCCAGCGTCAGAGCGCCGGACGCCTCGATCTCAACTACTACCTCCCCTGCCGCGTCGCTAATCGCGAGGGTGGCGGAACCCGTACCGTCGCGGTCATCGGTCTCGGCCGAACCGACGATGGAGACTTCCTCTCCAGCGAAGACATGGAGTTGCTCGAATCCCTCGCCGGGTACATCGGTATCGCGATTCAAAATGCGCAGCTCTACCGCCGCCTCGAGCAAAAGATTACCGAGTTCGAAAGTCTCAAGGAGTTCCACGAAAATATCGTCGAGTCCATCAACATCGGCGTATTCGCCGTCGACCTAGACGACCGTATCGAAAGCTGGAACACCCAGATGGAGGGCATGTACTCGAAGTCCCGCACCGAGGTCCTGCGTCAACCGCTCTCGGCCGTGCTCCCGCCGGACTTCGTAGCCCGCTTCAACAGCGTGCGCGAGGAACATGGCACCCACACACTCTACAAGTTCCGCCTCGTACTGCCCGACGGAAAGGTCCGCATCGCCAACATCGCTATCGCCCCACTCGTCACCCGTAACTTCGTCGCCGTGGGTCGCATCATCCTTGTGGATGACATCACCGACCGCATCCAACTCGAGGCGCAACTCACCCAGGCCGAAAAACTCTCCTCCATCGGTCTGCTCGCCGCCGGTGTCGCCCACGAGGTCAACACGCCTCTTGCAGTCATCTCCAGCTACACCCAGATGCTCACCAAGCACATGCGCGACGACGAACGCCTCGCGCCTGTTCTCGAGAAGATCACCCAGCAGACCTTCCGCGCTTCAGAGATCGTCAACGGCCTGCTCAACTTCTCCCGGACCAGCGGCGCCGAGTTCACTCCCCTCAACCTCAACGAGCTTCTCCGCGACACCGTCACCTTGCTCGAGCATCAGTTCAAAACCGCGCAGATCCGGGTCGAGACCAACTTCGACCCGCACCTTGCCCGCATTCACGGCAACCAGGGCAAGCTCCAACAGGTCATTCTGAACCTCATGTTGAACGCAAAGGACGCGATGTTCGGAACCACCAATGCAACGCTCAAGATCGCAACCTTCAATGGCGCCGGCCGCGTCGTCGTCCGCATTCAGGACTCCGGCAACGGCATCGAAAAGGAGCACCTCCACCGCATCTACGATCCCTTCTTCACCACCAAAACCAAACCCCAGGAGGGCGAGCATAAGGGCACCGGCCTCGGCCTCGCTGTCAGCTACGGCATCATGCAGGAGCACGCCGGCAAGATCCACGTTGAGAGCGAAATCGGCGTTGGCACCGCCTTCCAGTTGGAGTTCCCCACCTCAGCCGCCCGCCCCGCCGTGATAGCGGATGGATCGAAGAGCGAGTCTGCAATTGTTGACAGGAAGGCGATGCATGTCTGAAACCTCCGAGCTCGCCGCCGAAACTCTCCATCTGCAACGAACCGCCCGAATCGTCGGCGATCCCCGCATCCTCATCATCGATGACGAAGCAGCCATCCGCGAATCGCTCGATACCCTGCTGACCCTCGAAGGCTTCACCGTCAGTGCCGCCAGCGATGGCCCCTCCGGCCTCGAACTTCTCTCACGCAACGAGTACGACCTGCTCCTCCTTGACCTCGCCCTGCCAGGCGAAAGCGGATTGGATCTACTCCCCCGCATCGTCGAGATGCAGCCCAATCTTCCCGTAATCATGATCACAGCGTATGGAACGGTCGGCAACGTGGTTGACGCCATCCGCGCCGGCGCAGAAAACTTCGTCCAGAAGCCGTGGGACAACGAGAAGCTGCTCGCCGATATTCGCGCCGCCGTCGCCCGCCATCGCGCCGAAGAAGAGGTCGTTCAACTTAAGCGCACCCTCAAGCAGCGCTACAACTTTGAAAATATCGTCGGCAAGAGCGAGCCGATGCTTCGCCTCTTCGACCTCATCGCGCAGGTCGCACCTAGCCGCTCAACCGTTCTCATCCAGGGCGAAAGCGGCACAGGTAAAGAACTCATCGCAAAAGCCATCCATGCCAACTCCCCACGCAGGGATCGCCCCTTCGTGCCCGTCAACACCGGCGCCGTACCATCCGAGCTGCTCGAATCCACTCTCTTCGGGCACGTCAAAGGCGCCTTCACCTCCGCAGTCACAGCGAAAAAGGGCCTCTTCGAAGTCGCCAACGGTGGCACCCTCTTCCTCGACGAGATTGGCACCATGGGCATGGACATGCAGGCCAAGATCCTACGCGTCCTTCAAGACCGCCGCTTCATGCATCTCGGCGGTGTGCAGGAGATTCAGGTTGACGTCCGAATCATCGCCGCCACCAACGTCAACTTACAGGATGCAGTCCGCGCAGGCCGCTTCCGCGAAGACCTCTTCTACCGTCTCAACGTCATCAGTCTCGAACTCCCACCACTCCGTTCCCGCCGCGAAGATATTCCCCTCCTCGCTGCGCATTTTCTCAAGTTTTACGCAGAAGAGAATGGCACTGAGACTCGCTCTCTATCACCCGAGGCGATGCGAATCATCATGGACTACGAGTGGCCCGGCAACGTTCGCGAACTGGAAAATGCGATGGAACGCGGCGTCGTCCTCTCCACCTCGCGCAGCATCAATCCCGACCTGCTGCCAAC
This Tunturibacter gelidoferens DNA region includes the following protein-coding sequences:
- a CDS encoding sigma-54-dependent transcriptional regulator produces the protein MSETSELAAETLHLQRTARIVGDPRILIIDDEAAIRESLDTLLTLEGFTVSAASDGPSGLELLSRNEYDLLLLDLALPGESGLDLLPRIVEMQPNLPVIMITAYGTVGNVVDAIRAGAENFVQKPWDNEKLLADIRAAVARHRAEEEVVQLKRTLKQRYNFENIVGKSEPMLRLFDLIAQVAPSRSTVLIQGESGTGKELIAKAIHANSPRRDRPFVPVNTGAVPSELLESTLFGHVKGAFTSAVTAKKGLFEVANGGTLFLDEIGTMGMDMQAKILRVLQDRRFMHLGGVQEIQVDVRIIAATNVNLQDAVRAGRFREDLFYRLNVISLELPPLRSRREDIPLLAAHFLKFYAEENGTETRSLSPEAMRIIMDYEWPGNVRELENAMERGVVLSTSRSINPDLLPTQLTGSTYSASLLDHQPNASLFDLMEEIERRIISDRLERCHWNQTEAAEYFKIPLSTLNQKIKRLSVEVKKRTRD